A stretch of Prunus dulcis chromosome 6, ALMONDv2, whole genome shotgun sequence DNA encodes these proteins:
- the LOC117631616 gene encoding uncharacterized protein LOC117631616 codes for MGGSSINNNNSHKFEDSEKKSAPAVAQMIGFRATLTWVFLTVSVLYVLYSSNHLLYDHQDCPTATARHLEGLSNVTTSDIKLVENKEEEASQVPALPQRPQRFDTELKHIMFGIAASSNLWEKRKEYIKVWWRPKETRGVVWLDKRVRIRRNEGLPEIRISGDTRGFKYTNRQGQRSALRISRVVSETLRLGVKDVRWFVMGDDDTVFMVENVVRILNKYDHTQFYYVGSSSESHIQNIFFSYSMAYGGGGFAISYPLAVELEKMQDRCIQRYPGLYGSDDRMQACMTELGVPLTKETGFHQFDVYGDLLGLLSAHPVTPLVSLHHLDVVEPIFPHMTRVKALHHLFQTVKLDSASVMQQTICYDKDRYWSISISWGYVVQIFRGIISPRELETPSRTFLNWYRRADYTAYAFNTRPVYKHPCQKAFIFYMNSTRYDEGRKKIIAHYTRQKFPVPHCRWKMASPETVDTVVVFKRPDPLRWQKSPRRDCCRILPSQKNTTMYLMIDYCRVGEVSEL; via the exons ATGGGAGGCAGCagcatcaacaacaacaacagccaCAAATTTGAAGACTCTGAGAAGAAATCAGCACCTGCAGTGGCCCAAATGATAGGCTTCAGAGCCACCCTCACTTGGGTTTTTCTCACCGTTTCTGTTCTCTATGTTCTCTACTCTTCCAACCACCTCCTCTATGATCATCAAGATTGTCCAACCGCCACGGCACGGCATCTTGAAGGCCTCTCCAATGTCACTACCTCTGATATTAAACTTgtggaaaataaagaagaagaagcctcACAAGTACCTGCACTTCCACAAAGGCCTCAGAGATTCGATACAGAGCTTAAACACATTATGTTTGGGATAGCAGCTTCGTCGAATTTGTGGGAAAAGAGGAAGGAGTACATCAAAGTGTGGTGGAGGCCTAAGGAGACTCGAGGGGTCGTTTGGTTGGACAAAAGAGTAAGGATTAGAAGAAACGAGGGACTGCCCGAGATTCGGATTTCAGGGGACACCAGAGGATTTAAGTACACAAATCGCCAAGGACAGAGATCTGCATTGAGGATTTCGAGGGTGGTTTCAGAGACATTGAGGCTCGGAGTGAAGGATGTGAGGTGGTTTGTAATGGGGGATGATGACACAGTTTTCATGGTGGAAAATGTGGTGAGAATTCTCAACAAGTATGACCACACACAATTTTATTATGTAGGAAGCTCATCGGAGAGTCACATTCAGAACATatttttctcatattcaaTGGCATATGGTGGAGGGGGTTTTGCTATAAGTTATCCCTTGGCAGTGGAGCTGGAAAAGATGCAGGACCGGTGCATCCAACGCTATCCGGGGTTATATGGCAGTGATGACAGAATGCAGGCTTGTATGACTGAGCTAGGCGTGCCACTTACCAAGGAAACTGGATTTCATCAG TTTGATGTGTATGGAGATCTGCTAGGCCTGCTGAGTGCCCATCCTGTGACTCCACTGGTTTCCCTTCACCACCTTGATGTAGTGGAACCAATATTCCCACACATGACCCGAGTGAAAGCACTTCACCATCTATTTCAAACCGTCAAGCTCGACTCAGCTAGTGTTATGCAGCAAACAATCTGTTACGACAAAGATCGATACTGGTCCATCTCCATTTCTTGGGGTTATGTAGTTCAAATCTTTAGGGGAATCATTTCTCCAAGAGAACTAGAGACGCCCTCAAGGACTTTTCTGAATTGGTATAGAAGAGCTGATTACACAGCATATGCATTCAACACTAGGCCTGTCTACAAGCATCCATGCCAGAAGGCCTTCATTTTCTATATGAACTCAACCCGGTATGATGAAGgtagaaagaaaattattgcTCACTATACTCGTCAAAAATTTCCGGTCCCTCACTGCCGATGGAAAATGGCCTCACCAGAAACAGTTGATACTGTTGTAGTCTTTAAAAGGCCAGATCCTCTTCGTTGGCAAAAG TCACCAAGGAGAGACTGTTGTAGAATTCTTCCGTCACAAAAGAACACGACCATGTACCTAATGATTGACTATTGCAGAGTAGGTGAGGTTAGTGAGTTGTAG
- the LOC117631617 gene encoding uncharacterized protein LOC117631617, with amino-acid sequence MQQRLWSYSSRVPDQEYTVVAIGSAAPQQPQLKHHHHHTPRTNPDGLPHYDPRSGFGKKEGSWRSVSAEKWIHVIPVIVLFCLFVLWWFSVSVKVVSIDRRITAIRETEIPLPLNETRIDIAVLAAAAMSPIALVPQNLTVNKATEVPSAEKK; translated from the exons atgcagCAGAGACTTTGGTCTTACTCTTCTCGAGTGCCTGATCAAGAGTATACTGTTGTGGCCATTGGCAGCGCAGCTCCACAGCAACCGCAGCTGaagcaccaccaccaccacactCCAAGAACAAACCCAGATGGCCTTCCGCACTACGACCCGCGTTCCGGCTTCGGAAAGAAGGAGGGTTCTTGGAGATCGGTGTCGGCGGAGAAGTGGATCCATGTCATTCCTGTGATTGTGCTCTTCTGCCTCTTTGTGCTCTGGTGGTTCTCTGTTTCAG TAAAAGTGGTGAGCATTGATCGAAGAATTACAGCTATACGTGAAACTGAGATACCACTCCCTCTCAACGAGACTCGAATTGATATCGCAGTCTTGGCAGCTGCTGCTATGTCACCAATAGCCTTGGTTCCTCAGAATCTCACAGTGAACAAGGCAACTGAAGTTCCAAGTGCTGAGAAAAAATGA